GCTGCAGCGGCTGCGACTTGCCGGGGATCTGGCCTTCCTGGTAAGTGACCGGAATGGCCATCAGCTTCATGCCGCCGTTGTTGGTGACGAAGCCGTCGCGGTCGACCTTGAACTGGCCGTTGCGCGAATAGACCATGGTGCCGGTCGCGTCCTGCAGCTGGAAGAAGCCGGCGCCGTTGATCGCCACGTCCAGCGGGTTGTCGGTGGCGGTGATGCTGCCCTGCGAGAACTGCTGCGCCACGGTGGCCACCGCCACGCCCAGGCCGGTGGAGGTGCCGGCACCCGCGGCACGCGCGTACACATCGGCAAACTCGGTGCGCGAGGCCTTGGCGCCCACGGTGCTGGAGTTGGCCACGTTGTTGCCGATCACCTCGAGGTTGCGACTGGCGGCCGACAAGCCCGTGACGCCTTGCTGGAAACTCATGGAAACACTCCTGGTGCAAACGGAAGCGGCGGCATCGGAGCCACCGAGGGGTACTGCAGTGACCTGGGGTCACCGGCCTGCCTCGAGCATGCCGGTGCGGACTGCCGGAGAAAAATCAGGGGGATCAGTGCACGGACTTGACCGCGTCGTAGCTCACCGTGCCGCCGTACTCGAGCGACAGGTTCAGCGTGCCGCCGCTGGTGCTGACCGCGTTGACCTTGTCCAGCATCAGCGGCGTGGCGCTGACGCTGGTGCCGGCGGTGCTGGCGGTGATGCGGAACCGGTAGCTGCCATCGGTTTCGAGGTCGCTGGCCTGGAACGAGAAGTCCTGCTGGCCGCTGGCCTGGGCGCCCAGGCTCACCGACTTGACCACCGTGCCGGCGCTGTTGAGCACCTCGACCTTCACGCTGTCGGCCGAGGCGCTCAGCTCGAACAGGCCGCTGGCCTGGTTGCCGTCCATGGCCAGGCGGTCGCCCTCCACCATCACGTCGTGGCCCACCAGCGAGGCGCCCTGCAGCGCCTGCATGCTGACGAACTGGCTGGCCAGCTTGCTGATCGACGCGTTCATCGACTCGATGCCGCTGACGGTGCTGATCTGCGCCA
The genomic region above belongs to Aquabacterium sp. OR-4 and contains:
- a CDS encoding flagellar hook assembly protein FlgD, with the translated sequence MTTTTSSTSLSTDFSSFNTGSTVAAKALTAQEQQDRFLKLLTTQLTNQDPLDPMDNAQMTSQMAQISTVSGIESMNASISKLASQFVSMQALQGASLVGHDVMVEGDRLAMDGNQASGLFELSASADSVKVEVLNSAGTVVKSVSLGAQASGQQDFSFQASDLETDGSYRFRITASTAGTSVSATPLMLDKVNAVSTSGGTLNLSLEYGGTVSYDAVKSVH